From a region of the Candidatus Rhabdochlamydia porcellionis genome:
- a CDS encoding IS630 transposase-related protein yields MAEYFGVTITAVFYACKRLNITLKKRRPSIKKEMIRKERSFKRE; encoded by the coding sequence ATAGCCGAATACTTTGGAGTAACGATAACAGCGGTCTTTTACGCATGTAAAAGACTAAATATTACTTTAAAAAAAAGACGCCCTTCTATCAAGAAAGAGATGATAAGAAAAGAGAGAAGTTTCAAAAGAGAATAG
- the trpS gene encoding tryptophan--tRNA ligase, translating to MNKQIVLTGDRPTGPLHIGHYVGSLKSRLDLQKTCRQFVMIADAQALTDHAKDPKKVRENVLQVALDYLAIGIDPEQTTIFIQSLIPSLFELTSYFLNLVTWNRLKHNPTVKREISQKGYEKNIPAGFMIYPVSQAADITAFKADLVPVGEDQLPMIEQTNEIVRHFNHAYNTNVFTSCKALTTKISRLPGLDGKEKMSKSLNNAIFLSDSPELISKKIKGMYSDPSHLRVEDPGNVEANPVFTYLDCFDSDLIFLKELKQKYRKGGLGDAMVKKHLNEVLQAFLEPIRKRREHYAQDPHEVMNILQKGTDRANRVAHQTLIEVRQAMSLDYFSSSSSSSS from the coding sequence TTGAATAAACAAATTGTATTAACAGGAGATCGACCGACAGGACCTTTGCATATTGGTCATTATGTAGGATCTCTAAAAAGCCGCCTAGATTTACAAAAAACGTGTAGACAATTTGTTATGATTGCGGATGCACAAGCATTAACCGATCATGCAAAAGATCCTAAGAAAGTGAGAGAAAATGTTCTACAAGTGGCTCTAGATTACCTTGCCATAGGAATAGACCCCGAGCAAACCACTATTTTTATTCAATCATTAATCCCTTCTCTATTCGAGCTTACTTCCTATTTTTTAAATCTTGTCACTTGGAATCGTTTGAAGCACAATCCTACTGTCAAAAGAGAAATTTCACAAAAAGGGTATGAAAAAAATATTCCGGCTGGATTTATGATATATCCAGTTAGCCAAGCAGCGGATATCACAGCTTTTAAGGCAGATCTAGTCCCAGTTGGAGAAGATCAGCTTCCGATGATTGAGCAAACTAATGAGATCGTGCGCCATTTTAACCACGCATACAATACAAATGTATTCACTAGCTGCAAAGCGCTTACTACAAAGATATCGCGTTTACCAGGCCTTGATGGTAAAGAAAAAATGAGTAAGTCTCTGAATAATGCTATCTTCTTATCCGATTCTCCCGAACTTATTTCTAAAAAAATCAAAGGTATGTATAGCGATCCTAGCCATCTTCGAGTGGAAGACCCAGGTAATGTGGAGGCAAATCCTGTTTTTACCTATCTTGATTGTTTTGACTCAGATCTCATTTTTTTAAAAGAGCTCAAGCAAAAATATCGTAAAGGAGGTTTAGGGGATGCCATGGTTAAAAAACATTTAAATGAAGTTCTACAAGCTTTTCTAGAACCTATTCGCAAAAGACGAGAACATTACGCACAAGATCCCCATGAAGTGATGAATATACTCCAGAAGGGGACAGATAGGGCTAATCGGGTTGCGCATCAAACCCTTATAGAAGTGCGTCAAGCAATGAGTTTAGATTATTTTTCCTCATCGTCTTCTTCTAGCTCATGA
- the uvrA gene encoding excinuclease ABC subunit UvrA, with translation MYDLFSMRQIILKKVAVHNLKEVNLTLNHNQLIVFTGVSGSGKSSLAFSAIYVEGQRRYLQSLSTYARRHLGDLPKPKAENIEGISPTVAIEQKTAGRNPRSTVGTITQIYDYLRVLFARVGIAHCPISKQIVTPQSMSQITRRIQKLKEGTKILILAPYAANKKAEFKEDFKELLRKGFTKVLLDGKMVNLTEEIAIDGKVAHNVDLVIDRITLDPNEEKRLIESISQALEAGLGVMRVILVDTQEELLFSEHAFSSESGLSYAPLEPSDFSFNHPKGMCPRCLGLGRIEDFDLEKIINLNLSIKEDCCTVAGSYNTVRWGNIYDNLARIYGFSVSTPWKELSDKAKQVFLYGIEQKWTCMKFVHPIKKTRWTEYVHFKGVLADAKERYEQAQSDLYRAKMQKILIQSLCPSCLGERIKPYPAATTIHGKRIAEITHLSIHDAYIFFENLVFTDEEQLIAEELLKEIKQRLAFLKGVGLHYLSLERSAPTLSGGETQRVRLATQIGSGLVGATYVLDEPSVGLHPQDNTRLLHTLRKLKELGNTVIVVEHDEETIRAADTIVDVGPKAGKEGGEIISCGSLEDLLNNSASITGAYLSGKLNILIPKRRTSTSFLTIEGASHHNLQQVTLRIPLHLLVAITGVSGSGKSSLITDTLYPALANALHRAKLPIGAYKNIKGIEQIDKVIAIDQTPIGRTPRSNPATFIKLFDDIRDLYSQLPQSIAQGYAAGRFSFNVKQGSCIHCHGMGMIKVDMDFMEDEWVECVVCEGKRFDENTLAITYKGKTIYDVLEMTIAEASVFFSSIPHIHQKLDMLHQVGLEYLKLGQASPTLSGGEAQRIKLAKELSRSSRGHTMYILDEPTTGLHFYDIDKLLQVLQKLVNKGHSVLVIEHNIDLIKTADWVIELGPEGGKKGGKVMASTTPEKLAKMHTPTAFFIKQALKSLPLLPPPSTTDLRQQNQLITVIKASQNNLKEIDVSIPRNKITLCTGPSGSGKSSLAFETLYAEGQRRYIESLSSYARQFVKQMPKPKVESIENLSAAIAIEQKNHAGNPRSTIGTMTEIYDFLRILYAHLGIPHCPETKEQIRTISKQYVLKNLTQLPLHTKIHVLSPIELKRSENFTDFAKRLQKLGYLRIRLDNTYFTLDDPIPFDHTRKHQLFLVIDRLQIEPQIEQRLLDAIEKASDLSKGSLVVALEDQDLFFNLSFAVPSTGKSYPPITPHTFSFNTEQGMCLECHGLGFQYGSDLCRFPEIMKLSSYELICIFWKEAASKYCFKVFYQLLKKQRIDPDQSIQSLLPEQIHFLFNGSKEAISLDHLELQWLGFNPILANLAKLADAHTKQILSTLLNQSTCFACQGTRLNPLARHVTINQVSIADLCHFSIDQAIQFVSSLTADVAFLQDVLDQISQRLKLLQMIGLGYLSLERSAPTLSGGETQRIRLARQIGSGLTGCLYVLDEPTIGLHPYDNEKLNRALLYLCQLGNTLVLVEHDPLTIQLADYVLDFGPKAGKEGGKITAQGTLQEIKNNPDSLTGAYLTGKKKVPLPSRRKLSSFIKIKNAHLYNLKKIAAEIPLHAWVCLSGVSGSGKSTLLTDLIYPAALEAIRTKKSELTYLNTHFSKLAVDKVLLLDQNPIGQTNRSDITTYVDLLTSLRLFFSALPEAKRRGLAPKNFSFNHPKGMCTACQGHGIRRISLQFLPDVSIVCESCKGFRLNALSLTVTYKGQHLGHILHMTVEQALSFLPPIPKAIRILETLQTVGLGYLALGQEIATLSGGEAQRLRLSRELSKSARGHTLYLFDEPSVGLHADDIAKLIPIFQKLVDKGHTIIMIEHNLDLLCFADYLIDLGPGSGLNGGEIVAKGTPEQVAKNSKSKTAPYLKEHLTFLKK, from the coding sequence ATGTATGATTTGTTTTCTATGCGCCAGATTATTTTAAAAAAAGTAGCCGTTCATAACTTAAAAGAAGTAAATCTTACTTTAAATCATAACCAATTGATTGTGTTTACAGGCGTATCGGGATCGGGTAAATCCTCATTAGCCTTTTCTGCCATTTATGTGGAAGGACAAAGGCGTTATTTACAATCTCTTTCCACTTATGCCAGGCGCCATTTAGGAGACCTGCCTAAACCCAAGGCAGAAAATATAGAGGGAATATCTCCTACTGTGGCCATTGAACAAAAAACAGCTGGCCGCAACCCAAGATCTACAGTAGGAACAATCACGCAAATCTATGACTATCTACGTGTTCTCTTTGCGCGAGTTGGCATTGCTCATTGCCCCATTAGTAAGCAGATAGTAACCCCTCAAAGCATGAGTCAAATCACACGTCGCATCCAAAAACTTAAAGAAGGTACTAAAATTTTGATTTTAGCTCCCTATGCCGCTAATAAAAAAGCAGAATTCAAAGAAGATTTTAAAGAACTTTTGCGCAAAGGATTTACCAAAGTACTCCTAGATGGAAAAATGGTTAATCTAACAGAAGAGATTGCTATTGATGGAAAAGTAGCACACAACGTAGATCTTGTCATTGATCGGATAACTCTTGATCCAAATGAAGAGAAAAGGCTTATTGAATCCATTTCTCAAGCACTAGAAGCAGGTCTTGGCGTTATGCGCGTCATTCTTGTCGATACACAAGAAGAGCTGCTTTTTTCAGAACATGCTTTCTCTTCAGAATCTGGTTTATCTTATGCCCCTTTAGAACCTTCTGATTTTTCTTTTAATCATCCTAAAGGGATGTGTCCAAGATGTCTAGGCTTAGGAAGGATAGAGGATTTTGATTTGGAGAAAATCATCAACCTCAATCTATCTATTAAAGAAGACTGCTGCACAGTCGCAGGCTCCTATAATACCGTACGTTGGGGCAATATTTACGATAATTTAGCTCGTATTTATGGCTTTAGTGTGAGCACCCCTTGGAAAGAGCTTTCTGATAAAGCCAAACAAGTATTTTTGTATGGAATAGAGCAAAAATGGACATGCATGAAATTTGTCCATCCGATAAAAAAAACACGCTGGACGGAATATGTGCATTTTAAAGGCGTGTTAGCTGATGCAAAAGAGCGTTACGAGCAAGCGCAAAGCGATCTCTACCGCGCAAAAATGCAAAAAATCCTTATACAATCTCTCTGTCCTAGCTGTTTAGGAGAGCGCATTAAACCATATCCTGCAGCAACAACTATTCATGGAAAAAGAATTGCGGAAATCACCCATTTATCTATCCATGATGCTTATATTTTTTTTGAAAACCTTGTTTTTACCGATGAAGAACAACTTATTGCAGAAGAACTTTTAAAAGAGATCAAACAACGCCTTGCTTTTTTAAAAGGAGTCGGTTTGCATTATCTCAGCCTTGAGCGCAGCGCGCCTACTTTGTCTGGAGGAGAGACGCAACGTGTACGTTTGGCTACACAAATTGGCTCAGGGCTTGTCGGTGCCACGTATGTACTCGATGAGCCTTCAGTAGGTCTGCACCCACAAGACAACACCCGGTTGCTACATACTTTAAGAAAACTCAAAGAGCTAGGCAATACTGTGATTGTTGTAGAGCACGATGAAGAGACTATTCGCGCAGCTGATACAATTGTCGATGTAGGCCCAAAAGCAGGAAAAGAAGGGGGTGAAATTATCTCTTGTGGCTCACTTGAAGATCTACTGAATAATTCCGCTTCTATCACAGGTGCCTACCTTTCTGGTAAATTAAACATTCTCATTCCTAAACGACGCACAAGCACTTCTTTTTTAACTATAGAAGGAGCTTCTCATCACAATCTACAGCAAGTTACCCTGAGAATTCCTTTGCATTTGCTCGTTGCAATTACAGGGGTATCGGGATCGGGTAAGTCTTCTTTAATTACTGACACCCTTTATCCGGCACTCGCTAATGCTCTTCACCGTGCAAAACTACCTATTGGAGCTTATAAAAACATAAAAGGCATAGAGCAAATTGATAAAGTGATTGCAATTGACCAAACCCCCATAGGTAGAACTCCTAGATCAAACCCCGCCACTTTCATTAAACTCTTCGATGATATTCGCGATCTATACAGCCAACTTCCACAAAGCATTGCGCAAGGGTATGCAGCAGGTCGTTTTAGTTTTAACGTCAAGCAAGGATCTTGTATCCATTGCCATGGTATGGGAATGATCAAAGTCGATATGGATTTCATGGAAGATGAATGGGTAGAGTGTGTGGTTTGTGAAGGGAAAAGATTTGATGAAAATACCTTAGCCATTACCTATAAAGGAAAAACGATCTACGATGTTTTAGAAATGACTATTGCAGAAGCGTCTGTATTCTTTTCTTCTATTCCTCATATCCATCAAAAATTAGACATGCTGCATCAAGTAGGGTTGGAATATTTAAAATTAGGCCAAGCTTCGCCTACTCTATCAGGAGGGGAAGCGCAGCGGATTAAGTTGGCTAAAGAACTCTCTCGTTCCAGCAGAGGGCATACTATGTACATTTTAGACGAGCCTACAACGGGACTGCATTTTTATGACATTGATAAACTACTTCAAGTATTACAAAAACTCGTTAACAAAGGTCATAGTGTTTTGGTAATTGAGCATAACATCGATCTAATTAAAACAGCGGACTGGGTTATCGAATTAGGACCTGAAGGAGGGAAAAAAGGAGGCAAAGTAATGGCATCTACAACCCCTGAAAAACTAGCTAAAATGCACACTCCTACCGCTTTTTTTATCAAACAAGCATTAAAATCTCTACCTTTGCTACCACCACCTTCTACGACAGATCTAAGACAACAAAACCAGTTAATTACCGTGATAAAAGCTTCCCAGAACAACTTAAAAGAAATCGATGTTTCTATTCCTAGAAATAAAATCACTCTCTGTACAGGTCCTTCTGGTTCGGGGAAATCTTCCTTAGCTTTTGAAACGCTCTATGCAGAAGGACAAAGGCGCTACATTGAATCTCTTTCTTCTTATGCACGACAGTTTGTTAAACAAATGCCTAAACCTAAAGTAGAGTCTATTGAAAATCTCTCTGCTGCCATTGCAATTGAACAAAAAAACCATGCAGGTAATCCCAGATCTACTATCGGTACTATGACGGAGATCTATGATTTTTTACGCATCCTTTATGCGCATTTAGGCATTCCTCACTGTCCTGAAACAAAAGAACAAATCCGCACCATTAGCAAACAATATGTGTTAAAAAATCTCACTCAATTACCTCTACATACTAAAATACACGTTCTTTCTCCTATAGAACTCAAGCGCTCTGAGAATTTTACCGACTTTGCTAAACGTCTGCAGAAATTAGGCTATTTACGTATTCGTTTAGATAATACCTATTTTACTTTAGATGATCCTATTCCCTTTGATCACACCCGTAAACATCAATTATTTTTGGTCATTGATCGACTACAGATAGAACCTCAAATAGAACAGCGTTTGCTAGATGCAATTGAAAAAGCCTCTGATCTTTCTAAAGGATCTCTTGTCGTAGCTCTTGAAGATCAAGACTTATTTTTTAATCTCTCTTTTGCAGTCCCTAGTACCGGCAAGTCTTATCCTCCTATTACACCACATACTTTTTCGTTCAACACAGAACAAGGAATGTGTTTAGAATGTCATGGATTGGGATTTCAGTATGGATCCGATCTTTGTAGATTCCCAGAAATCATGAAGCTCTCTTCTTATGAACTCATCTGCATTTTTTGGAAAGAAGCTGCTTCTAAATACTGCTTTAAAGTTTTTTATCAATTATTAAAAAAACAGAGAATCGATCCTGATCAATCTATACAATCTCTTCTACCAGAACAGATCCATTTTCTTTTTAACGGATCTAAAGAAGCCATTTCTTTAGATCATTTGGAACTGCAATGGTTAGGGTTTAATCCTATCCTTGCTAACTTAGCAAAATTAGCAGACGCCCACACTAAACAAATCCTTTCTACTCTGCTCAATCAAAGCACTTGCTTTGCTTGCCAAGGCACAAGATTAAATCCTCTTGCTCGTCATGTTACCATCAATCAGGTATCGATTGCAGATCTGTGTCATTTTTCTATTGACCAAGCTATACAGTTTGTAAGTTCTCTGACAGCAGATGTTGCATTCCTGCAAGATGTCTTAGATCAAATCTCTCAACGTTTGAAACTTCTACAAATGATCGGTCTGGGATATCTTTCTTTGGAGCGTAGTGCGCCTACTCTCTCTGGTGGAGAGACTCAACGTATTCGATTAGCCCGACAAATTGGTAGCGGTTTAACAGGCTGCCTTTATGTATTAGACGAACCAACTATTGGCCTGCACCCGTATGATAATGAAAAACTTAACCGCGCTCTTCTTTATCTTTGCCAATTAGGAAACACCCTTGTTTTAGTAGAGCACGATCCGCTTACCATTCAACTTGCTGATTATGTATTGGATTTTGGGCCAAAAGCAGGGAAAGAAGGGGGTAAAATTACTGCGCAAGGCACTCTACAAGAAATCAAAAACAATCCTGATTCTTTAACCGGAGCTTATTTAACAGGGAAAAAGAAAGTCCCCCTTCCCTCCCGTCGAAAGCTCTCTTCTTTTATCAAAATAAAAAATGCGCACCTATATAATCTAAAAAAAATCGCAGCAGAAATTCCTTTGCACGCTTGGGTCTGCCTTTCAGGAGTATCGGGATCGGGTAAGTCTACTTTATTAACCGATCTGATCTATCCTGCTGCTCTAGAAGCTATCCGCACAAAAAAATCGGAACTTACCTACTTAAATACCCACTTTAGCAAATTAGCTGTCGATAAAGTTCTTCTGCTCGATCAAAATCCCATTGGCCAAACCAATCGCTCTGATATTACTACCTACGTGGATTTACTCACTTCTCTTCGCTTGTTTTTCTCTGCACTTCCAGAAGCTAAAAGACGTGGACTTGCCCCTAAAAACTTTAGCTTTAATCACCCCAAAGGAATGTGTACAGCCTGCCAAGGACATGGAATCAGACGTATTTCTCTGCAATTTTTACCCGATGTATCTATCGTTTGTGAATCATGCAAAGGTTTTCGCCTTAATGCCCTTAGTCTTACTGTAACTTATAAAGGCCAACACCTCGGACATATTCTCCATATGACAGTAGAACAAGCTCTTTCTTTCCTTCCCCCTATCCCTAAAGCTATACGCATTTTAGAAACTCTACAAACAGTCGGTCTTGGGTACCTAGCTCTTGGCCAAGAAATAGCCACCCTCTCCGGAGGAGAAGCTCAGCGCCTACGCCTTAGTAGAGAACTCTCTAAATCTGCACGAGGCCATACTCTTTACTTATTTGATGAACCCTCTGTCGGTCTTCATGCAGACGACATCGCTAAACTCATTCCCATCTTTCAAAAATTAGTCGATAAGGGCCACACGATCATTATGATCGAGCATAATCTCGATTTGCTCTGTTTTGCAGACTATCTGATTGATTTAGGTCCAGGCAGCGGTTTAAACGGAGGAGAAATTGTGGCAAAAGGCACTCCCGAACAGGTAGCAAAAAATTCTAAATCAAAAACTGCGCCCTATTTAAAAGAGCATTTAACCTTTCTTAAAAAGTAA
- a CDS encoding IS630 transposase-related protein: MAYSYDLRKKALDYVEKGNTKEEASQIFGVTARSIFNWIKRKEQRRLAPNKTRKRRPNKIEGEKLKAYLQESPDSYLKRNSRILWSNDNSGLLRM, from the coding sequence ATGGCATATTCCTATGATTTAAGAAAAAAAGCACTAGACTATGTAGAGAAAGGCAATACAAAAGAAGAAGCAAGTCAAATCTTTGGAGTGACGGCGCGTAGCATATTTAATTGGATCAAGAGAAAAGAACAAAGGCGCTTAGCTCCTAATAAAACAAGAAAAAGACGTCCTAATAAAATTGAAGGAGAAAAGCTAAAAGCCTACCTTCAAGAGAGTCCGGATAGCTACTTAAAAAGAAATAGCCGAATACTTTGGAGTAACGATAACAGCGGTCTTTTACGCATGTAA
- a CDS encoding ankyrin repeat domain-containing protein produces the protein MSLEMQSYKRTRQLFQSAQRPMDMGRVQSIINGLLPISNESIDRQGNRVRLWEGKNRRFYGAVLDRQGEILVIPSHKIINPLCGGASIQSLQKIKQLKNARWDLAYLKPTGQIIVWPHLIASAKDQIDSPAVTEVTEWQQPRLLEKKSLLGHIFKKAKGHFEQDTPENRAYILEVVSSLKNKAGVDAFGKELYLKIMPDGTQAWAYVENGVITSGGCNRIPMQWIVDPKSDQGGKLVPLQSHAHPPDVADFVERIQSNQLSMFYNSFHPKKAIDLHPAEMQEVKEEVKGISHTAGTILNLLEELQTSEVSEHFFFIPDASFSLSEKETKQILLELARGIYIYDTIPFFSLHFNSQMQLYPVIHPIYKNTFVGYTISMLDYYMKGLCNGSFFEESFIQEWNKNPTTDKKLLKEKSIDFREYCRKHLGEASLTFHEMFLEVEKQSEKSSQGLIFAKKIDISYRIIGKQNSIKKAENLFTLDGDFDVLYTIGSKPSSKEQEPHFQNLEKTCQLMCKQIKEKLPRLPGMKKLFDAMNLMNFYVYYFNTLKAAEKIPTLNANFFPTELKACPSFFPPLPESEAAKISFKPASLFKHLPKEQIAIFISYLQQPNSKDLEEAALHILTAAIEKTLLRKTSNKDFTFDEYKELALALLPAFKGRYQATHLSSETTLMQMQIKTSPDENLSAKQISSRMNELFQGIQRDIEGVEKIIKDKRSKQLSHAKELQWLLDLQFNKEQVLKYTSILQQWFQDPLAIIFAEAVISLNLITKALTVQKEKSSGKIHIAGGCVIHVKDMVFQEASSSLLKKYGPILSSMSSDKMIAVEAGESEASGVLFKLPFENFHATEEDKTQSAIGYLYPSHPKYPMNDAIARVFHAINTQDEKIFVEVADQIQEWNFQDALGVSFIHYAASIPNPFFLQELIRRKVDLKVRDSQGLTALHYAAKKGNLACLKMLIGAAPALIDAQTDDGETPLYIATQNNQLFIVQVLIKEKIDVNLTTKHGMNSLICALHHGYEQIALELLHTQSIDVEYRLLNGKTALHFAIETKMEHALKELIKQGANVNRILGNGYRPIHLAVVYDWLNGVKILATTENIKLEAPIASGKTARDLANETNRREIMEFFDPSRSRGISWWTPWKLFYAKP, from the coding sequence ATGTCCTTAGAAATGCAAAGCTACAAACGAACTAGACAGCTTTTTCAGTCTGCACAACGCCCTATGGATATGGGTCGAGTGCAATCTATCATCAATGGCTTACTTCCCATTTCCAATGAATCTATAGATCGTCAAGGAAATCGAGTAAGGCTATGGGAAGGAAAAAATAGACGTTTTTATGGCGCTGTTCTGGATAGACAAGGAGAGATCCTGGTAATTCCCTCGCATAAAATTATCAATCCTTTATGCGGTGGCGCCTCTATCCAATCTTTACAAAAAATCAAACAGCTGAAAAATGCACGTTGGGATTTGGCTTACCTCAAACCAACAGGTCAAATCATCGTTTGGCCTCATCTTATCGCTTCTGCAAAGGATCAAATAGACTCTCCAGCTGTTACAGAAGTAACAGAATGGCAGCAACCTCGGCTTCTTGAGAAAAAAAGTCTCCTTGGGCATATTTTTAAAAAAGCTAAAGGACATTTCGAACAAGACACCCCTGAAAATCGAGCCTATATATTAGAAGTCGTCTCGAGCTTGAAAAACAAAGCGGGCGTTGATGCCTTTGGCAAAGAGCTCTATTTGAAGATCATGCCTGATGGCACTCAAGCCTGGGCCTATGTTGAAAATGGAGTCATTACAAGTGGAGGCTGTAATCGAATCCCGATGCAATGGATTGTAGATCCAAAATCAGATCAAGGAGGCAAACTTGTTCCTTTACAGTCTCATGCTCATCCACCCGATGTTGCTGATTTTGTAGAAAGGATACAATCGAATCAGCTCTCGATGTTTTATAATTCTTTTCATCCAAAGAAAGCAATTGATCTTCATCCAGCTGAGATGCAAGAGGTGAAAGAAGAGGTAAAAGGGATTAGCCATACAGCGGGAACTATTTTGAACCTACTAGAGGAATTACAGACAAGTGAGGTTAGTGAACATTTTTTCTTTATCCCTGATGCGAGTTTCTCTCTTTCTGAAAAGGAAACAAAGCAGATTTTACTAGAATTAGCTAGAGGGATTTATATCTACGATACGATTCCTTTTTTTAGTCTCCATTTTAATTCCCAAATGCAGCTGTACCCAGTGATCCATCCTATATATAAAAACACATTTGTAGGATATACCATCTCTATGCTGGACTACTATATGAAAGGGCTTTGTAATGGATCTTTTTTTGAGGAATCATTCATACAAGAGTGGAATAAAAATCCTACTACAGATAAGAAGCTTCTCAAGGAAAAAAGTATCGATTTCCGTGAGTATTGTAGAAAACATCTAGGAGAGGCTTCTTTAACATTTCATGAAATGTTTTTAGAGGTAGAAAAACAATCAGAAAAAAGTTCTCAAGGCTTAATTTTTGCAAAAAAAATAGATATCTCTTATAGGATTATTGGTAAACAAAATTCTATTAAAAAAGCAGAGAACCTTTTTACCTTAGATGGAGATTTTGATGTTCTCTATACGATAGGAAGCAAACCTAGTAGCAAAGAGCAGGAGCCTCATTTTCAGAATTTAGAAAAAACGTGTCAATTGATGTGTAAGCAGATTAAAGAAAAGCTGCCTCGCCTTCCTGGTATGAAAAAGCTTTTTGATGCTATGAACTTGATGAACTTTTACGTCTATTACTTTAATACCCTTAAGGCAGCGGAAAAGATCCCTACTCTAAATGCAAACTTCTTCCCTACAGAACTTAAGGCCTGTCCTTCTTTTTTCCCTCCTCTTCCTGAGTCTGAAGCTGCCAAAATTAGTTTTAAGCCAGCCTCTCTCTTTAAGCATCTTCCTAAAGAACAAATAGCTATTTTTATTAGCTATTTACAACAGCCAAATTCTAAGGATCTTGAAGAAGCAGCTCTTCATATCCTAACAGCCGCTATAGAAAAAACCCTTTTACGAAAAACCTCGAATAAGGACTTTACGTTTGACGAGTACAAAGAGCTTGCTTTGGCTTTATTGCCTGCTTTTAAGGGTCGTTATCAAGCAACACATCTTTCTTCTGAAACTACTTTGATGCAGATGCAAATAAAAACCAGTCCTGATGAAAATCTCAGCGCGAAGCAGATCTCTTCTCGTATGAATGAGCTTTTTCAAGGAATCCAAAGAGATATTGAAGGTGTAGAAAAAATCATAAAGGACAAGAGGAGCAAACAGCTATCTCATGCAAAAGAATTGCAGTGGCTACTTGATCTTCAATTCAACAAAGAACAAGTGCTAAAATATACATCCATCTTGCAGCAGTGGTTCCAAGACCCTCTAGCGATTATTTTTGCAGAAGCTGTTATTTCATTAAACCTGATTACCAAGGCTTTAACGGTACAGAAAGAGAAGTCTAGCGGCAAGATCCATATAGCTGGAGGATGTGTGATCCATGTCAAAGATATGGTTTTTCAAGAAGCTAGTTCTTCTCTGTTGAAAAAGTATGGTCCTATTCTGTCATCTATGTCTAGCGATAAAATGATCGCAGTGGAAGCTGGTGAGTCAGAGGCATCGGGGGTTTTGTTTAAATTGCCATTTGAAAATTTTCATGCCACTGAAGAAGATAAGACGCAATCTGCTATAGGTTATTTGTACCCTTCTCATCCTAAATATCCCATGAATGACGCTATAGCCCGAGTTTTTCATGCCATCAATACGCAAGATGAGAAAATCTTTGTAGAAGTGGCTGATCAAATACAAGAGTGGAATTTTCAAGATGCTCTTGGTGTGAGTTTCATCCATTATGCAGCTTCTATACCTAATCCCTTCTTTTTACAAGAACTGATACGTAGGAAGGTAGATCTCAAAGTAAGGGATAGTCAGGGGCTAACAGCTTTACACTATGCAGCAAAAAAGGGAAATTTAGCATGCTTAAAAATGCTCATTGGCGCTGCACCAGCTCTAATAGATGCGCAAACCGACGATGGGGAAACTCCTTTATACATTGCTACTCAAAACAATCAACTCTTTATTGTTCAAGTACTCATAAAAGAAAAAATTGATGTAAATCTCACAACCAAACACGGGATGAATTCTCTTATCTGTGCTCTTCATCATGGTTATGAACAGATTGCATTGGAGCTTTTACATACCCAATCTATAGATGTAGAGTATCGTCTTCTTAATGGCAAGACGGCTCTACATTTTGCTATAGAGACAAAGATGGAACATGCGCTTAAAGAACTGATCAAGCAAGGAGCTAATGTGAATCGTATTCTTGGGAATGGATATAGACCCATTCATCTGGCTGTTGTCTACGATTGGCTCAATGGAGTCAAAATCCTAGCTACTACGGAGAACATTAAACTTGAAGCTCCAATTGCTTCAGGAAAAACCGCTAGAGATTTAGCAAATGAAACGAATCGAAGAGAAATAATGGAGTTTTTTGATCCATCTCGATCTCGTGGAATTTCATGGTGGACTCCATGGAAATTATTTTATGCAAAACCTTGA